Proteins found in one Geomonas subterranea genomic segment:
- the rpsJ gene encoding 30S ribosomal protein S10 — protein sequence MPSQKIRIRLKAYDHKLLDTSVGEIVDTAKRTGARVAGPIPLPTVINKYCVLRGPHVDKKSREQFEIRTHKRLIDILEPTQQTVDALMKLDLSAGVDVEIKL from the coding sequence TGCCTAGTCAGAAAATTAGAATTCGCTTGAAAGCATACGACCACAAGCTCCTTGATACTTCCGTTGGCGAGATCGTCGACACCGCCAAGAGGACCGGCGCACGCGTTGCCGGCCCGATTCCGCTGCCGACCGTCATCAACAAGTACTGCGTGCTGCGTGGACCGCACGTCGACAAGAAGTCGCGCGAGCAGTTCGAGATCAGGACCCACAAGCGCCTGATCGATATCCTCGAGCCGACTCAGCAGACTGTCGACGCTCTGATGAAACTCGACCTCTCCGCCGGTGTGGACGTCGAGATCAAGCTTTAA
- the rplC gene encoding 50S ribosomal protein L3, whose translation MNKGLIGKKLGMTQIFAEDGRRIAVTVVEAGPCVVLQKKTVEKDGYSAIQVGYGAKEASRANAAQVGHCKSAGAGVFTHYRELRMDNTEAYNVGDVIEAGVFAEGDLVDVTGTSIGKGFAGVIKRWGFKGGRSSHGSRFHRAPGSIGCSATPSRVFKNKKMPGQLGNEKVTVQRLKVVRVDAADNLILLGGAIPGSANGVVLIKDSVKATR comes from the coding sequence ATGAATAAGGGATTGATTGGGAAAAAGCTGGGCATGACCCAGATATTTGCCGAGGACGGCCGGCGCATCGCCGTCACCGTCGTAGAGGCTGGGCCGTGCGTCGTCCTCCAGAAGAAGACCGTTGAGAAGGACGGCTACAGCGCCATCCAGGTCGGTTACGGTGCGAAGGAGGCCTCCAGGGCCAACGCGGCCCAGGTGGGTCACTGCAAGAGCGCCGGCGCCGGCGTGTTCACTCACTACCGCGAGCTGCGCATGGACAACACCGAAGCCTACAACGTGGGCGACGTGATCGAGGCCGGCGTGTTCGCCGAGGGCGACCTGGTCGACGTGACCGGCACCTCCATCGGTAAGGGCTTTGCCGGCGTCATCAAGCGCTGGGGCTTCAAAGGCGGCCGGTCGAGCCACGGCTCCCGTTTCCACCGCGCCCCGGGCTCCATCGGCTGCTCCGCGACCCCGTCCAGGGTGTTCAAGAACAAGAAGATGCCGGGCCAGCTCGGTAACGAGAAGGTGACCGTGCAGCGCCTGAAGGTAGTGCGCGTGGACGCTGCTGACAATCTGATTCTGCTCGGTGGAGCGATCCCCGGTTCCGCTAACGGCGTGGTCCTGATCAAGGACTCCGTCAAGGCGACGAGATAA
- the rplD gene encoding 50S ribosomal protein L4 → MAKLDVFDIKKAKVGEIEVSDAVFNDDVREYLIHEAVKIQLANRRQGTVAVKNRSAVSGSGKKPFKQKGTGQARQGCSRAPQYPGGGVAFGPQPKTYNLSMNKKARKAALRSALSMLYKKEAITVLNSFELPSIKTKAFVEVLNAFNLDKTLVITDTANLVLELSARNVKNVKVLGPEGLNIFDIMKYQSVVFTEAAVRRVEGALQS, encoded by the coding sequence ATGGCAAAGTTAGACGTATTTGACATCAAAAAAGCAAAGGTCGGTGAGATCGAAGTCTCCGACGCCGTCTTCAACGACGACGTGCGCGAGTACCTGATCCACGAGGCCGTCAAGATCCAGCTCGCTAACCGCAGGCAGGGCACCGTCGCCGTGAAGAACCGCTCTGCGGTTTCCGGCTCCGGCAAGAAGCCCTTCAAGCAGAAGGGTACCGGTCAGGCCCGTCAGGGTTGCAGCCGCGCTCCCCAGTACCCGGGCGGCGGTGTTGCCTTCGGTCCGCAGCCGAAGACCTACAACCTCTCCATGAACAAGAAGGCGAGGAAGGCCGCTCTCAGAAGCGCACTCTCCATGCTCTATAAGAAAGAGGCGATCACTGTACTGAATAGCTTTGAGCTTCCTTCGATCAAGACAAAGGCATTTGTAGAGGTACTAAATGCTTTTAACCTTGACAAGACGCTCGTTATCACAGATACTGCGAATCTTGTTTTGGAGCTTTCCGCCCGCAATGTGAAAAACGTCAAAGTGCTGGGTCCCGAAGGTCTCAACATTTTCGACATCATGAAATACCAGAGCGTCGTCTTTACCGAGGCCGCCGTTCGTCGTGTTGAAGGAGCATTACAGTCATGA
- a CDS encoding 50S ribosomal protein L23: MNIYDVIKKPLITEKTTVEKDDKNVIAFVVNGAANKIEIKAAVEQLFNAQVAAVNTVNVAGKTKRTARGIGKRSNWKKAYVTLKEGSNVDFFEA; encoded by the coding sequence ATGAACATCTATGACGTCATAAAGAAACCGCTCATCACTGAGAAGACCACGGTAGAGAAGGACGACAAGAACGTCATCGCTTTCGTGGTGAACGGCGCCGCCAACAAGATCGAGATCAAGGCCGCCGTCGAGCAGCTCTTCAACGCGCAGGTTGCAGCCGTTAACACCGTCAACGTGGCCGGCAAGACCAAGCGCACCGCGAGGGGCATCGGCAAGCGTTCTAACTGGAAGAAAGCGTACGTGACCCTGAAAGAGGGCTCCAACGTCGACTTCTTCGAAGCATAA
- the rplB gene encoding 50S ribosomal protein L2, with amino-acid sequence MAIKTYKPTSPGRRAQTCSTFEEITACKPEKSLVENLKKSGGRNSNGRVTSRNVGGGHKQKYRIIDFRRDKTDIPARVATIEYDPCRSARIALLNYADGEKRYILAPLSLKVGDTVISSEQADIKPGNALPIRCIPLGTIIHNIELKIGKGAQLARSAGTFAQLMSKEGKYAQVKLPSSEVRMILMDCKATIGQVGNVDHENVSIGKAGRSRWLGVRPHVRGVAMNPVDHPHGGGEGRTSGGRHPVTPWGIPTKGYKTRTNKRSTAFIVKKRSK; translated from the coding sequence ATGGCTATCAAAACTTACAAACCTACTTCTCCGGGTAGAAGGGCGCAGACCTGCTCGACCTTCGAGGAGATCACTGCCTGCAAACCTGAGAAATCTCTTGTTGAGAACCTCAAGAAGAGCGGCGGCAGGAACTCGAACGGCCGCGTTACTTCCAGGAACGTCGGTGGCGGCCACAAGCAGAAGTACAGGATCATCGACTTCCGCCGCGACAAGACCGACATCCCGGCCAGGGTTGCCACCATCGAGTACGATCCGTGCCGCAGCGCGCGCATCGCGCTCCTCAACTACGCCGACGGCGAGAAGCGCTACATCCTGGCTCCGCTCTCCCTGAAAGTGGGCGACACCGTTATCTCCAGCGAGCAGGCTGACATCAAGCCGGGCAACGCGCTCCCCATCAGGTGCATCCCGCTGGGTACCATCATCCACAACATCGAGCTGAAGATCGGCAAGGGGGCCCAGTTGGCCCGTTCCGCCGGCACCTTCGCCCAGCTCATGTCCAAGGAAGGTAAGTACGCCCAGGTGAAGCTCCCCTCCTCGGAAGTCCGCATGATCCTTATGGACTGCAAGGCTACCATCGGCCAGGTGGGCAACGTGGATCACGAGAACGTCTCCATCGGCAAGGCTGGCCGCTCCCGCTGGCTCGGCGTGCGCCCCCACGTGAGGGGTGTTGCGATGAACCCGGTCGACCACCCGCACGGCGGTGGCGAGGGCAGGACCTCCGGTGGCCGTCACCCGGTAACCCCGTGGGGTATCCCGACCAAGGGCTACAAGACGCGCACCAACAAGCGGTCCACCGCCTTCATCGTGAAGAAGCGCAGCAAATAA
- the rpsS gene encoding 30S ribosomal protein S19, producing MARSIKKGPFVDAHLEAKAQAEQAGSKKVIKTWSRRSTITPDFIGLTFAVHNGKKFIPVFVTENMVGHKMGEFSPTRTFYGHAADKKSKLKKK from the coding sequence ATGGCAAGATCTATAAAGAAGGGGCCTTTCGTTGACGCACATCTGGAAGCGAAAGCCCAGGCAGAACAGGCCGGCAGCAAGAAGGTGATCAAGACCTGGTCGCGTCGTTCGACCATCACCCCGGACTTCATCGGGCTCACCTTCGCGGTGCACAACGGCAAGAAGTTCATCCCTGTGTTCGTCACTGAGAACATGGTCGGCCACAAGATGGGCGAGTTCTCACCTACCAGAACCTTCTACGGCCACGCTGCTGACAAGAAGAGCAAGCTCAAGAAGAAGTAA
- the rplV gene encoding 50S ribosomal protein L22: MESSAKLSSVRLSPRKTRLVVDLVRGKGIQTALNTLRFSPQPSAKLISKLLSSAVANAEQKGCSDVDKLFVKTIFVDGGAVLKRFTPRAMGRASKIRKPTSHITVVLAEKK, translated from the coding sequence ATGGAATCATCCGCTAAATTATCCTCTGTCCGCCTCTCCCCGAGGAAAACACGCCTGGTCGTGGACCTCGTCAGGGGCAAGGGCATTCAGACTGCGCTGAACACCCTGCGTTTCTCGCCGCAACCGTCGGCGAAGCTTATCTCGAAGCTCCTTTCCTCGGCCGTTGCCAACGCCGAGCAGAAGGGGTGCTCCGATGTGGACAAGCTCTTCGTCAAGACGATTTTCGTCGACGGCGGCGCAGTGCTTAAGCGCTTCACCCCCCGCGCCATGGGCCGGGCTAGCAAGATCAGAAAACCGACGAGCCACATTACCGTGGTCCTTGCGGAAAAGAAATAA
- the rpsC gene encoding 30S ribosomal protein S3, protein MGQKVNPIGFRLGVIKTWDSKWYAEKDYAKLLHEDLKLRNFLKKRLYHSGVSKIEIERAAGKAKINIFTARPGLIIGKKGSEVETLKKELAKLTDKEVYLNIQEVRKPELDAQLVAENVAMQLERRIAFRRAMKKSVTSTLKFGAKGIRITCSGRLGGAEMSRTEWYREGRVPLHTLRADIDYGFAEAKTTYGIIGVKVLLFKGEVLSAKK, encoded by the coding sequence TTGGGTCAGAAAGTAAATCCTATAGGTTTCAGGCTCGGGGTTATTAAAACCTGGGATTCCAAATGGTACGCGGAAAAAGATTATGCGAAGCTTCTTCACGAAGACTTGAAGCTGCGCAATTTCCTTAAAAAAAGGCTGTATCATTCCGGCGTCTCCAAGATCGAGATCGAGCGCGCTGCGGGCAAGGCGAAGATCAACATCTTCACCGCTCGTCCGGGCCTCATCATCGGTAAGAAGGGCTCCGAGGTCGAGACCTTGAAGAAGGAGCTGGCCAAGCTCACCGACAAAGAGGTCTACCTTAACATACAGGAAGTCAGGAAGCCGGAGCTGGACGCGCAGCTCGTAGCCGAGAACGTGGCCATGCAGCTCGAGCGCCGCATCGCTTTCAGGCGCGCCATGAAGAAGAGCGTCACCTCGACGCTCAAGTTCGGCGCCAAGGGGATCAGGATCACCTGCTCCGGCCGCCTGGGTGGGGCAGAGATGTCGAGGACCGAATGGTACCGCGAAGGTCGGGTGCCGCTGCACACGCTGCGCGCCGACATCGACTACGGTTTCGCCGAGGCGAAGACCACCTACGGTATCATCGGCGTAAAAGTGCTCCTCTTCAAGGGTGAAGTGCTCTCCGCTAAAAAATAG
- the rplP gene encoding 50S ribosomal protein L16 has protein sequence MLMPKKVKHRKQMKGRMTGTPERGVSLAFGDFGLQATECGWLDSRQIEAARIAMTRYIKRGGKIWIRIFPDKPLTAKPAETRMGKGKGSPDSWVCVIKPGRVLYEMEGVTEEVAREAFRLAAHKLPVATKYITRAEINEG, from the coding sequence ATGTTAATGCCCAAGAAAGTTAAGCATAGAAAACAGATGAAAGGGCGCATGACCGGCACCCCGGAGCGCGGCGTATCGCTCGCTTTCGGTGACTTCGGTCTGCAGGCAACCGAGTGCGGCTGGCTGGATTCCCGCCAGATCGAGGCCGCCCGTATCGCCATGACCCGCTATATCAAGAGGGGCGGCAAGATCTGGATCCGCATCTTCCCCGACAAGCCGCTCACCGCTAAACCCGCCGAGACTCGTATGGGTAAGGGGAAAGGCTCCCCGGACTCCTGGGTCTGCGTCATCAAGCCTGGCCGCGTCCTTTATGAAATGGAAGGGGTCACCGAGGAAGTGGCGCGCGAGGCATTCCGGCTTGCGGCGCACAAGCTCCCCGTAGCCACCAAGTACATCACGAGGGCGGAAATCAATGAAGGCTAA
- the rpmC gene encoding 50S ribosomal protein L29: MKANELKNATAAELETKGAELTKELFNVKFQLHTGRLENTAKVANLRKDIARVKTILREKRG, translated from the coding sequence ATGAAGGCTAACGAACTTAAAAACGCGACGGCAGCAGAGCTTGAGACCAAGGGCGCCGAGCTTACCAAGGAACTCTTCAACGTGAAGTTTCAGCTTCACACCGGGCGTCTTGAGAACACCGCCAAGGTGGCCAACCTCAGAAAAGACATCGCCCGCGTGAAGACCATACTCCGCGAAAAGAGAGGCTAA
- the rpsQ gene encoding 30S ribosomal protein S17, with amino-acid sequence MSERGNRKTQIGVVVSDKMDKTAVVKVDRLVKHPVYNKYIKRSAKYKAHDIDNSAKIGDRVVIVETRPLSKDKRWKIRQIIESKA; translated from the coding sequence ATGAGCGAAAGAGGCAACAGGAAAACTCAGATCGGCGTGGTCGTCTCGGACAAGATGGACAAGACCGCAGTGGTTAAGGTCGACCGCCTGGTGAAGCACCCCGTCTACAACAAATACATCAAGCGCTCCGCCAAGTACAAGGCGCACGACATCGACAACTCCGCCAAGATCGGCGACCGTGTTGTTATCGTGGAAACCCGTCCCCTTTCCAAGGACAAGCGCTGGAAGATCAGACAGATTATCGAGTCCAAGGCTTAA